One Gordonia mangrovi genomic region harbors:
- the rpmJ gene encoding 50S ribosomal protein L36, which produces MKVQPSVKPICEKCKVIRRNGRVMVICDNLRHKQRQG; this is translated from the coding sequence GTGAAGGTTCAGCCGAGCGTCAAGCCGATCTGCGAGAAGTGCAAGGTGATCCGCCGCAACGGTCGGGTCATGGTGATCTGCGACAACCTGCGTCACAAGCAGCGTCAGGGCTGA
- the rpsM gene encoding 30S ribosomal protein S13, with translation MARVAGVDLPREKRLEIALTYIYGVGRTTSKEILEGTGLSADLRAKDLTDADVAKLREYIENSVRVEGDLRREVQADIRRKIEIGCYQGLRHRRGLPVRGQRTKTNARTRKGPKKTIAGKKK, from the coding sequence ATGGCACGTGTTGCTGGTGTGGATCTCCCCCGCGAGAAGCGGCTGGAGATCGCACTGACCTACATCTATGGAGTTGGTCGTACCACCTCCAAGGAGATCCTCGAGGGGACCGGCCTGTCGGCCGACCTCCGCGCAAAGGATCTCACCGACGCCGATGTCGCCAAGCTGCGTGAATACATCGAGAACTCGGTGAGGGTCGAAGGTGACCTGCGTCGCGAGGTGCAGGCCGACATCCGTCGCAAGATCGAGATCGGCTGCTACCAGGGTCTGCGTCACCGTCGTGGCCTGCCCGTCCGCGGACAGCGCACCAAGACCAATGCCCGTACTCGCAAGGGCCCGAAGAAGACCATCGCCGGGAAGAAGAAGTAA
- a CDS encoding MlaD family protein: protein MNPQTIRELILNVVAFVVVLILGGGYLATQAYNWRPFEEPKTVQMSVANTGLILSGTGVFASGVRIGEVREVQLARQGATLILDYDSDQEIPIDSTVEIGLQSALGEPYINFTSGTYAGPALPDGAVISAEQIAEPESIPGIFEEISTMSTAIAADPMAGVLKTVSEALDGTEPSLDRISDGTRLVAALLLSRSEQLRSMFTNTQIYTADLGWIVDTLPQFSRGLDQVVTDFQGALHATAHLVNSTDLHDSMMNTLHPFFEQLNPYLEKTIPPVMDAVGPLMPIVTALNQTLPQIDMSELLARALELFGAGDGMRLVITQPN, encoded by the coding sequence ATGAACCCACAGACCATCCGAGAGCTGATCCTCAACGTCGTCGCCTTTGTCGTCGTGCTGATCCTCGGCGGCGGCTATCTGGCGACGCAGGCGTACAACTGGCGCCCGTTCGAGGAACCGAAGACCGTCCAGATGAGCGTGGCGAACACCGGACTCATCCTGTCCGGAACCGGGGTGTTCGCCAGCGGGGTGCGGATCGGTGAGGTCCGTGAGGTGCAGCTCGCGCGGCAGGGGGCGACCCTGATCCTCGACTACGACAGCGACCAGGAGATCCCGATCGACTCGACCGTCGAGATCGGCCTGCAGTCGGCCCTGGGTGAGCCGTACATCAACTTCACCTCGGGGACCTACGCCGGTCCGGCACTGCCCGATGGGGCGGTCATCTCGGCCGAGCAGATCGCCGAACCCGAGTCGATCCCGGGGATCTTCGAGGAGATCTCCACGATGTCGACCGCGATCGCCGCCGACCCCATGGCGGGCGTGCTGAAGACGGTGTCCGAGGCGCTCGACGGGACCGAGCCGTCCCTGGACCGCATCAGCGACGGCACCCGGCTGGTCGCGGCGCTACTGCTGTCGCGCTCGGAGCAACTGCGGAGCATGTTCACCAACACGCAGATCTACACCGCCGATCTCGGTTGGATCGTCGACACCCTCCCGCAGTTCTCCCGCGGACTCGATCAGGTGGTCACCGACTTCCAGGGCGCCCTGCACGCCACCGCCCACCTGGTCAACAGCACCGATCTGCACGATTCGATGATGAACACGCTGCACCCATTCTTCGAACAACTGAACCCCTACCTGGAGAAGACGATTCCCCCGGTGATGGATGCCGTCGGCCCGCTAATGCCGATCGTGACCGCACTCAACCAGACCCTGCCGCAGATCGACATGAGCGAACTGCTGGCACGTGCGCTGGAACTGTTCGGTGCCGGCGACGGCATGCGGCTGGTGATCACCCAGCCGAACTGA
- a CDS encoding MlaD family protein: protein MTSFRRALVYLVVFAVVTVAGGLFINNAIDRPVPDVTRTYTADFANAAGLKVGNDVRVRGARIGKVTAIDVHHAPGDPTSVARVEFELSGDARVHANSTLAIRYLNLTGIRYVDLQDPEQPGDPIPQDEIIGIASTTPSFDVTTVFHGLAPVFATMSPENINHFSASLLAVVEGDGSSFSEFISSLTSMMRLVDNRSEVINTLVDNLAELSGAVDGRAQYIDPIIGYISRFGTVLAEWTPDLEGLANHTGELLVQADYLLAALGLQPNRTPDADFLFNQIKPIGEAAIGLLSLSPGILQSINSVLPATDAAQVDRTCSHGAAEVPAEVKLFLRGSQVTLCKR from the coding sequence ATGACCAGTTTTCGTCGCGCCCTGGTGTACCTCGTCGTCTTCGCGGTGGTGACCGTCGCCGGAGGCCTGTTCATCAACAATGCGATCGACCGTCCGGTGCCGGACGTGACCCGCACCTACACCGCCGACTTCGCCAATGCCGCCGGCCTCAAGGTGGGTAACGACGTGCGGGTGCGCGGTGCCCGGATCGGCAAGGTCACGGCCATCGACGTGCACCATGCCCCGGGCGACCCGACGAGTGTCGCGCGGGTGGAGTTCGAGTTGTCCGGCGATGCGCGGGTCCATGCCAACAGCACCCTGGCCATCCGCTACCTCAACCTGACGGGCATCCGCTACGTGGACCTGCAGGATCCGGAGCAGCCCGGCGACCCGATCCCGCAGGACGAGATCATCGGCATCGCATCGACCACCCCGTCGTTCGACGTCACGACGGTGTTCCACGGTCTCGCACCGGTTTTCGCGACGATGAGCCCAGAGAACATCAACCATTTCTCCGCGAGCCTGCTCGCCGTGGTGGAGGGCGACGGCTCGAGTTTCAGCGAATTCATCAGCTCGCTGACATCCATGATGCGGCTGGTCGACAATCGCTCCGAGGTGATCAACACACTCGTCGACAACCTCGCCGAACTGTCCGGGGCGGTCGACGGCCGCGCCCAGTACATCGATCCCATCATCGGGTACATCTCGCGTTTCGGCACCGTGCTCGCCGAGTGGACCCCGGACCTGGAAGGCCTCGCCAACCACACGGGCGAACTCCTGGTCCAGGCCGACTACCTGCTCGCCGCGCTCGGTCTGCAGCCCAACCGCACCCCCGACGCCGACTTCCTGTTCAACCAGATCAAGCCGATCGGTGAGGCCGCTATCGGATTGCTCTCGCTGTCGCCCGGCATCCTGCAGTCCATCAACTCGGTCCTGCCGGCGACCGACGCGGCACAGGTCGATCGAACATGTTCGCACGGCGCGGCCGAAGTGCCGGCCGAGGTGAAGCTGTTCCTGCGTGGAAGTCAGGTGACCTTGTGCAAACGCTGA
- a CDS encoding ABC transporter permease: protein MNAPSTYAPPWAKPVARAVHGADTSLAYVGQFLTFVYYTIRYIPTTFVHYPRQTVRAVTDLAWGRGAVIVGGGTALVMAALGIAAGATVAVIAHSTLDLVGLGAVSGAASSFAITREFAPILAAVAFAIQAGCRITAEVGSMRISEEIDALEVIGVHAMAFVVTTRVIAGVLTTIPTFLVALVASYLSSSLVVGFRDESVGAYEHYFDQFLNFPDLVFATIKCVVFVVAVTLIHSYKGFFASGGPEGVGVASGRAIRASLVSIMILDLILTVAFWGVNSPFSFRG from the coding sequence ATGAACGCGCCATCGACGTACGCTCCGCCGTGGGCCAAACCGGTGGCCAGGGCGGTCCATGGCGCGGACACGTCCCTGGCCTACGTGGGCCAATTCCTCACCTTCGTCTACTACACGATCCGCTACATACCCACCACCTTCGTCCACTACCCACGCCAAACCGTGCGCGCCGTCACCGACCTCGCGTGGGGACGCGGCGCGGTCATCGTCGGAGGCGGGACCGCCCTGGTCATGGCCGCGCTGGGCATCGCCGCCGGTGCGACGGTGGCGGTGATCGCACACAGCACGCTGGACCTCGTCGGCCTCGGCGCCGTCTCCGGCGCCGCGTCGTCGTTCGCCATCACCCGCGAGTTCGCGCCGATCCTCGCAGCGGTGGCCTTCGCGATCCAGGCGGGGTGCCGGATCACCGCCGAGGTCGGCTCGATGCGGATCAGCGAGGAGATCGACGCGCTCGAGGTCATCGGCGTGCATGCGATGGCGTTCGTGGTCACCACACGAGTCATCGCGGGGGTGCTCACCACCATCCCGACCTTCCTCGTCGCGCTGGTCGCGAGCTATCTGAGCAGTTCCCTGGTCGTCGGGTTCCGCGATGAGTCGGTGGGAGCCTACGAACACTATTTCGACCAGTTCCTGAACTTTCCGGACCTCGTGTTCGCGACGATCAAGTGCGTCGTCTTCGTGGTGGCCGTGACACTGATCCACTCGTACAAGGGGTTCTTCGCCAGTGGCGGCCCGGAGGGTGTCGGGGTCGCCTCGGGCCGGGCCATCCGCGCCAGTCTGGTGTCGATCATGATCCTCGATCTGATCCTCACCGTGGCGTTCTGGGGCGTCAACTCTCCGTTCAGTTTCCGAGGCTGA
- a CDS encoding MlaD family protein, giving the protein MRRAPRRTTALRLIAMLMAGWLLTGCSAYNHFTPEELPTPQSVRTGWTMNVEVPTAVNLPLRSRVVVNGIASGVVSAIEPATGHTVIRLLVDESQAISEQATLELKQDTLLGDTYVSITNPPNAIGSALPAGGTLPQSQVQRPVQIEQLMASLSNFLGSGDLMQLGSTFSTVNNQFPQDPAEVRKIQAVLTDTVNTWADSAADITSILSNVTALTERLKSMKGTLQFALSPEGAGQFRAMSDTTYLVVVLARLQRALGPAMPLVPVLSSLTRLINTVVKPILIPGWPGADVSNAELLVDVLNDKLVPYFKNAPGLNIRSMAIENNVSDREIAGQLANVFRMLGMTR; this is encoded by the coding sequence ATGCGGCGTGCGCCGCGCCGGACCACCGCTCTCCGGCTGATCGCGATGCTGATGGCGGGCTGGTTGCTCACCGGGTGTTCGGCCTACAACCACTTCACCCCCGAGGAACTGCCCACACCCCAGTCCGTGCGCACCGGCTGGACGATGAACGTGGAGGTCCCGACCGCGGTCAACCTGCCACTGCGTTCGCGGGTGGTGGTCAACGGCATCGCCTCCGGTGTGGTCTCCGCGATCGAGCCCGCGACCGGACACACGGTGATCCGGCTGCTGGTCGACGAGTCGCAGGCGATCTCGGAGCAGGCCACCCTCGAACTCAAGCAGGACACCCTGCTCGGTGACACCTACGTCTCGATCACCAACCCGCCCAACGCCATCGGCTCAGCCCTGCCCGCCGGGGGCACACTCCCCCAGTCCCAGGTCCAGCGGCCGGTGCAGATCGAACAGCTGATGGCGAGCCTGTCGAACTTCCTCGGCAGCGGTGACCTGATGCAGTTGGGCAGCACCTTCTCCACGGTGAACAATCAGTTCCCGCAGGACCCCGCCGAGGTCCGCAAGATCCAGGCGGTGCTCACCGACACCGTGAACACGTGGGCGGACAGCGCAGCGGACATCACCTCGATCCTGAGTAATGTCACCGCGCTCACCGAGCGGCTCAAGAGCATGAAGGGCACCCTGCAGTTCGCGTTGAGCCCCGAAGGCGCCGGCCAGTTCCGCGCGATGAGCGACACCACCTATCTGGTCGTGGTGCTGGCCCGTCTGCAGCGGGCACTCGGGCCCGCCATGCCGCTGGTGCCGGTGCTCTCGAGTCTGACCCGGCTCATCAACACGGTGGTCAAGCCGATCCTCATCCCGGGATGGCCCGGCGCCGACGTATCCAATGCCGAACTGCTCGTCGACGTCCTCAACGACAAGCTGGTGCCGTATTTCAAGAACGCCCCGGGGCTGAACATCCGGTCCATGGCGATCGAGAACAACGTCTCCGACCGGGAGATCGCCGGCCAGCTCGCCAACGTCTTCCGCATGTTGGGAATGACCCGATGA
- a CDS encoding SIMPL domain-containing protein has product MRVAAAVAAVVAVLFVSACGGDGGSGGDPRTVTVNGTGTVTGAPDTLRVDIGVEATAADVSSALNTSSAQVREVTDAVVAEGVERRDIQTQQVNLTPQYSTAAPGTSREITGYQATNTIRVTIRDIGAASQVLSAAATAGGDSTRIGNVAFAIDDDSDLMRQAREAAFDDARSRAEQYASLAGDSLGKVQTITESTSGQQQPTTVQRDSSAAAAPVPIEPGEQTLTFSVTVTYALS; this is encoded by the coding sequence ATGCGGGTCGCGGCGGCCGTCGCCGCGGTGGTCGCGGTGCTGTTCGTGTCGGCCTGCGGTGGTGACGGCGGCAGCGGAGGCGACCCGCGCACGGTGACGGTCAACGGGACCGGCACGGTGACCGGGGCGCCCGACACGTTGCGCGTCGACATTGGGGTGGAGGCAACCGCGGCGGACGTGTCGAGCGCGTTGAACACCTCGAGCGCCCAGGTCCGGGAGGTCACCGACGCCGTGGTCGCCGAAGGGGTGGAACGCCGCGACATCCAGACCCAACAGGTGAACCTCACGCCCCAGTACTCCACTGCCGCGCCCGGCACCTCCCGCGAGATCACCGGCTACCAGGCCACCAACACCATTCGGGTCACCATCCGCGACATCGGTGCGGCATCGCAGGTCCTGTCGGCCGCAGCCACCGCCGGCGGTGACAGCACCCGGATCGGCAACGTCGCCTTCGCGATCGACGACGACTCGGACCTGATGCGGCAGGCCCGCGAAGCCGCGTTCGACGACGCGCGGTCACGCGCCGAACAGTACGCGTCACTGGCCGGCGACTCGCTGGGCAAGGTTCAGACCATCACCGAGTCGACCAGCGGGCAACAACAACCGACCACGGTGCAGCGTGATTCGTCCGCGGCCGCCGCACCGGTCCCGATCGAGCCGGGCGAGCAGACGCTCACGTTCTCCGTCACGGTCACCTATGCGCTGAGCTGA
- a CDS encoding phage holin family protein, with translation MSAFLIRSAFTGFALWIATLIVPGLDFVGGTTNWEKFGIVVVVSLIFGVVNAFIKPVVQILSIPLYILTLGLVHVAINAFMLEITAWITRNTTHWGLEVDSFFWSAILGAIVISIVGWMLGLLMKEPV, from the coding sequence ATGTCCGCGTTCTTGATTCGTTCCGCGTTCACCGGGTTCGCCCTGTGGATAGCGACACTCATCGTGCCGGGGCTCGATTTCGTCGGGGGAACGACGAATTGGGAGAAGTTCGGCATCGTCGTGGTGGTGTCGTTGATCTTCGGCGTCGTCAACGCCTTCATCAAACCGGTCGTGCAGATCTTGTCGATTCCGCTCTACATCCTGACGCTTGGCCTCGTCCACGTCGCCATCAACGCGTTCATGCTGGAGATCACCGCGTGGATCACCCGCAACACCACCCACTGGGGCCTGGAGGTCGACAGCTTCTTCTGGTCGGCGATCCTCGGCGCCATCGTGATCTCGATCGTCGGATGGATGCTGGGCCTGTTGATGAAGGAGCCGGTGTGA
- a CDS encoding ABC transporter permease: MTLSRTSRHPALDAFAANFSDNALGPVRTLGRTFRLSIVATLQMALDLVRGQLKVREAVVMAWYLVSVTALPAFLMAIPFGVIVTIQIGNIINQLGAQSLLGAASGFAVIQQAAPLAAGILLGGAGASAIAADLGARTVREEIDAMRTMGVDPIQRLVVPRVIAAAVVAPLLAIFIVVVGVIAAFYLAVTMQGVGPGSYWQSFGSFASQRDMALALIKASIFGVIIAVIGCQRGLEAKGGPRGVADGVNATVVVSTVAIIGVNFVITLIYTVFFPLQIG, encoded by the coding sequence ATGACGCTGAGCCGAACCTCACGCCACCCCGCCCTCGACGCCTTCGCCGCCAACTTCTCCGACAACGCGCTCGGTCCGGTGCGGACCCTCGGCCGCACCTTCCGGCTGTCCATCGTCGCCACCCTCCAGATGGCGCTCGACCTCGTCCGCGGTCAGCTCAAGGTCCGCGAGGCCGTGGTGATGGCCTGGTATCTGGTCAGCGTCACCGCGCTGCCCGCCTTCCTGATGGCCATCCCGTTCGGTGTGATCGTGACCATCCAGATCGGCAACATCATCAATCAGCTGGGCGCCCAGTCGCTGCTCGGTGCCGCGTCCGGATTCGCCGTCATCCAGCAGGCCGCGCCGCTCGCCGCCGGAATTCTGCTCGGTGGTGCCGGGGCGTCGGCCATCGCCGCCGACCTCGGCGCGCGCACCGTCCGCGAGGAGATCGACGCCATGCGCACCATGGGCGTCGACCCCATCCAGCGACTCGTGGTGCCCCGGGTCATCGCCGCCGCGGTGGTGGCGCCGCTGCTCGCGATCTTCATCGTGGTGGTCGGGGTGATCGCCGCGTTCTATCTGGCGGTCACCATGCAGGGCGTCGGACCGGGGAGTTACTGGCAGTCCTTCGGCTCCTTCGCCTCCCAGCGCGACATGGCCCTGGCGCTGATCAAGGCCTCGATCTTCGGCGTGATCATCGCCGTCATCGGCTGCCAGCGCGGTTTGGAGGCCAAGGGCGGACCGCGGGGCGTCGCCGACGGTGTCAACGCCACCGTGGTGGTCTCGACGGTGGCGATCATCGGCGTGAACTTCGTCATCACGTTGATCTACACGGTCTTCTTCCCACTCCAGATCGGTTGA
- a CDS encoding MlaD family protein, with translation MQTLNYENLREDGTSVPVLSSLGSAIRGLWDFGIGLVNRMTDHKPMSNRGRRRSELRWGIAGVAVTLVAALVAIGVYWLTPGHYRVVAVFDEAGQMRVGNSVRVAGVPVGTVKSIELAGNQVDVEMAVRWGTYLGNQTRADVKMLTIVGGSFVDLTTAGDGPLGDEPIPAARTTVPYSLMQTFQTIQPKLTKIDASPLRTTMADFDEALTANPGALRKNIGVISSMLDNLQRRQDEFGSMLRLAADYAEQINANGDVITQLARNLSSFISEYAVFAPRLNVVLEHTGLLLQRLRGLALLYDDDIQPLIDQIDAIGRDFGPALQRYTPLIEQGRDLITRLEGMVAPDGSIVIDQSNLVLSSDYCIPMVGVTC, from the coding sequence GTGCAAACGCTGAACTACGAGAACCTGCGCGAGGACGGCACATCCGTGCCGGTGCTGTCGAGCCTCGGTTCGGCGATCCGCGGACTGTGGGATTTCGGCATCGGCCTGGTGAACCGCATGACCGACCACAAGCCGATGTCCAATCGCGGTCGCCGACGCTCAGAACTGCGGTGGGGCATCGCCGGTGTGGCGGTCACCCTGGTCGCCGCGCTGGTGGCGATCGGCGTCTACTGGTTGACCCCGGGCCACTACCGGGTCGTCGCGGTGTTCGACGAGGCCGGACAGATGCGGGTCGGCAACAGCGTCCGGGTTGCCGGTGTACCGGTCGGCACGGTGAAGAGCATCGAGCTCGCCGGTAACCAGGTCGATGTCGAGATGGCCGTGCGGTGGGGCACCTACCTCGGCAATCAGACCCGCGCCGACGTCAAGATGCTCACCATCGTCGGCGGCTCCTTCGTCGACCTGACCACGGCGGGTGACGGGCCCCTGGGCGACGAGCCGATTCCGGCCGCGCGCACCACGGTGCCCTACAGCCTCATGCAGACCTTCCAGACGATCCAGCCCAAGCTCACGAAGATCGACGCCAGTCCGCTGCGCACGACCATGGCCGACTTCGACGAGGCGCTGACCGCCAATCCCGGCGCGTTGCGCAAGAACATCGGCGTGATCAGCTCGATGCTCGACAACCTGCAGCGGCGCCAGGACGAGTTCGGCTCGATGTTGCGACTCGCGGCCGACTATGCCGAGCAGATCAACGCCAACGGCGACGTGATCACCCAGTTGGCCCGCAACCTCAGCAGCTTCATCTCCGAGTACGCGGTGTTCGCCCCACGTCTGAACGTGGTCCTGGAGCACACCGGCCTGCTGCTGCAACGTCTGCGCGGTCTCGCCCTGCTCTACGACGACGACATCCAACCGCTGATCGATCAGATCGACGCTATCGGACGTGATTTCGGACCGGCGCTGCAGCGCTACACGCCGCTGATCGAACAGGGGCGCGATCTGATCACCCGCCTGGAGGGCATGGTGGCGCCGGACGGTTCGATCGTCATCGACCAGAGCAATCTGGTCCTGTCGTCGGACTACTGCATACCGATGGTGGGGGTGACGTGCTGA
- a CDS encoding flavodoxin domain-containing protein, which yields MSKVLVAYASKHHATAEIAEAIAAELRARGLDADCVEAADATCTGYQAVVLGSAVYTGRWRKHARDFLKYHHDALATMPFWIFSSGPTGEHAAEQLEEESKWLEPHKVLDLAESAGVRGHTVFAGKVPDDPHGFMEKSVARSTPGAFRDARDWDAIRRWADEIADELSSAHR from the coding sequence ATGTCGAAAGTTCTCGTCGCCTATGCCAGCAAACATCACGCGACCGCCGAGATCGCCGAGGCGATCGCCGCGGAACTGCGCGCACGCGGACTCGACGCCGACTGCGTCGAGGCGGCCGACGCCACCTGCACGGGATACCAGGCGGTGGTCCTGGGCAGTGCGGTGTACACGGGGCGGTGGCGCAAACATGCCCGCGACTTTCTCAAGTATCACCACGACGCGCTGGCCACCATGCCGTTCTGGATCTTCAGTTCCGGACCGACCGGTGAGCATGCCGCCGAGCAGCTCGAGGAGGAGTCGAAGTGGCTCGAGCCGCACAAGGTGCTCGACCTCGCCGAGTCGGCAGGTGTACGCGGACACACGGTGTTTGCCGGCAAGGTCCCCGACGACCCGCACGGCTTCATGGAGAAGTCGGTCGCACGTAGCACCCCGGGGGCGTTCCGGGATGCCCGTGACTGGGATGCGATCCGGCGATGGGCCGACGAGATCGCCGACGAACTCAGCTCAGCGCATAGGTGA
- a CDS encoding MlaD family protein, with the protein MAEFRIPGMSADTATYRRRALAFLAATVVVVGAVVVVDRAIPSDSIRITMSTSTVAGGIQRGASVVINGSQVGRVADVTTPAPDTYEVALELDPERMGDSDILTDTAMVSYAPENLFGIAAVVLYGQPGGAPLHDGSSFSPPEPEDATLTTLLQNLSELQNEAFDPYVGGVLDIANQATGGLLPLFGAIGQIAGDIADTQVVTPAETLPQYTQLIGQVRGAVDDLLPPIKQIMDWQAPRAPGYLEASEKGLSATAGPFMDDLTRLLGPDALGMTEPLMPVLTQIIQRVQQTFPDSRRNGIQIATLIERLRRSLPDTPDGPVLNVDLVLRSAPGLAAALRLPTGGSEGPR; encoded by the coding sequence ATGGCCGAATTCCGCATTCCCGGGATGTCCGCCGACACGGCGACCTACCGGCGCCGCGCACTCGCCTTCCTGGCCGCCACCGTGGTGGTCGTCGGCGCGGTCGTGGTGGTCGATCGAGCGATCCCGAGCGACTCGATCCGGATCACCATGTCCACGTCGACGGTGGCCGGGGGCATCCAGCGAGGCGCGTCGGTGGTCATCAACGGCTCTCAGGTCGGCCGGGTGGCCGACGTCACCACGCCGGCGCCGGACACCTACGAGGTCGCCCTCGAGCTCGACCCCGAACGGATGGGCGATTCCGACATCCTCACCGATACCGCGATGGTCAGCTACGCGCCCGAGAACCTCTTCGGTATCGCCGCGGTGGTGCTCTACGGACAGCCCGGCGGCGCCCCGCTCCACGACGGGTCGAGCTTTTCCCCGCCGGAACCCGAGGACGCCACCCTCACGACCCTGCTGCAGAACCTGAGCGAACTGCAGAACGAGGCGTTCGATCCGTATGTCGGCGGCGTCCTGGACATCGCCAACCAGGCCACCGGCGGTCTGCTGCCACTGTTCGGTGCGATCGGCCAGATCGCCGGCGACATCGCCGACACGCAGGTGGTGACCCCCGCCGAGACCCTCCCCCAGTACACGCAGCTGATCGGGCAGGTGCGCGGTGCCGTCGACGATCTGCTGCCGCCGATCAAACAGATCATGGACTGGCAGGCACCGCGAGCGCCCGGATACCTGGAGGCCTCCGAGAAGGGCCTCTCGGCCACCGCCGGACCGTTCATGGACGACCTCACCCGCCTGCTCGGACCAGACGCGCTCGGGATGACCGAACCACTGATGCCGGTGCTCACCCAGATCATCCAGCGTGTCCAGCAGACCTTCCCGGACAGCCGCCGCAACGGCATCCAGATCGCCACCCTGATCGAACGGTTGCGCAGGTCGCTGCCCGACACCCCCGACGGCCCGGTGCTCAACGTGGACCTCGTGCTCAGGTCGGCGCCCGGTCTGGCGGCAGCCCTGCGCCTGCCCACAGGTGGATCGGAGGGTCCTCGATGA
- a CDS encoding MlaD family protein translates to MLVKILGSKWLISGISITVVVATLAGLYVVGSGLPGKQQYCAEFDDAIGLFPGNHVTQRGVTVGTITSVESGPGTAVVRFTADGAQRLPAEVKAATVAPSVIAVRQLALIGDDTGGETLRPGTCIPRLSTNTPVSISESLESISVVAKQLTTAGGPDQLKNVLGFVGNLDDELSGTGPELNALIKKLAMPANSSINGALVDTARIVDSVSAMSTGLAGNWEFLEQFITEITGVIEPLVLPTVGNVVRIIAAVPETINLLTNVISHYGHFVWPALDVVVPMARVVGAGMRNFGDILGIVPVLIKAFDISFDQKSLGLRIRYTPPTTRIPAKNPELTCANINRLVPGQCTVTDPDGMQVDAITMALMLTGAKP, encoded by the coding sequence ATGCTGGTCAAGATCCTCGGTTCCAAGTGGCTGATCTCCGGTATCTCGATCACGGTGGTCGTCGCGACTCTCGCCGGCCTGTACGTCGTCGGCTCCGGCCTACCCGGCAAACAGCAGTACTGTGCGGAGTTCGACGACGCCATCGGCCTGTTCCCCGGCAACCACGTCACCCAGCGCGGTGTCACCGTCGGCACCATCACCTCGGTGGAGTCCGGCCCCGGTACCGCTGTCGTACGGTTCACCGCCGACGGCGCCCAGCGACTTCCGGCCGAGGTCAAGGCCGCAACGGTCGCGCCGTCGGTGATCGCGGTCCGCCAGCTCGCTCTCATCGGTGACGACACCGGCGGCGAGACGCTGCGCCCGGGCACCTGCATCCCGCGTCTGTCGACGAATACGCCGGTGTCGATCTCGGAGTCGCTGGAGAGCATCTCGGTCGTCGCGAAACAACTCACCACCGCGGGCGGGCCCGATCAGCTGAAGAACGTCCTCGGTTTCGTCGGCAATCTCGACGACGAACTCTCCGGCACCGGACCCGAACTCAACGCGTTGATCAAGAAGCTCGCGATGCCCGCGAACAGTTCGATCAACGGCGCGCTCGTGGACACCGCACGCATCGTGGACAGTGTGAGCGCCATGTCCACCGGCCTCGCCGGGAACTGGGAGTTCCTCGAACAGTTCATCACCGAGATCACCGGGGTGATCGAACCTCTGGTCCTGCCGACGGTCGGCAACGTCGTCCGCATCATCGCGGCCGTCCCGGAGACGATCAACCTCTTGACCAATGTCATCTCGCACTACGGGCACTTCGTGTGGCCGGCCCTCGACGTCGTGGTGCCGATGGCACGCGTGGTCGGGGCCGGCATGCGGAACTTCGGTGACATCCTCGGCATCGTCCCGGTCCTCATCAAGGCCTTCGACATCTCCTTCGATCAGAAGTCGTTGGGCCTGCGCATCCGTTACACCCCACCGACCACCCGCATCCCCGCCAAGAATCCAGAGCTGACATGCGCGAACATCAACCGTCTCGTCCCGGGCCAGTGCACCGTCACCGACCCCGACGGGATGCAGGTCGACGCCATCACGATGGCCCTGATGCTGACCGGGGCCAAACCATGA
- the infA gene encoding translation initiation factor IF-1: protein MAKKDGAIEVEGRVIEPLPNAMFRIELENGHKVLAHISGKMRQHYIRILPEDRVVVELSPYDLGRGRIVYRYK, encoded by the coding sequence ATGGCGAAAAAAGACGGGGCCATCGAGGTCGAGGGACGAGTGATCGAACCCCTGCCCAATGCGATGTTTCGCATTGAGCTGGAGAACGGGCACAAGGTTCTCGCCCACATCAGCGGCAAGATGCGGCAGCACTACATCCGCATCCTGCCCGAGGACCGGGTCGTCGTGGAACTCTCGCCGTACGACCTCGGTCGTGGGCGCATCGTTTATCGGTACAAGTAG